In the genome of Vicia villosa cultivar HV-30 ecotype Madison, WI linkage group LG7, Vvil1.0, whole genome shotgun sequence, one region contains:
- the LOC131619198 gene encoding uncharacterized protein LOC131619198, with product MVHPDNISKELVSTNDVSLNVQGVVVKVVDDGDYFNNKQEFDDRDSRLTWIRMNATSLSFGVVIGRLDNGLKRRNTFVTILCERSGKCHTPLWKFKTDDTGIRKCECPFKIHGYMLASKKWKFSVICGLHNHELCINLQGYLSVCRLKPEENTCISDMTLNLVQPKNILATLKQKEPDNVSNIRQVYNIQYCNNKVIRGDRNEMQQLLKLLGDNNYVSMYRTCDNRVTVRDIFGLIRIG from the coding sequence ATGGTTCACCCCGATAATATCTCAAAAGAATTAGTTTCTACAAACGATGTTTCTctgaatgttcaaggggttgtCGTAAAGGTGGTAGATGATGGTGATTACTTTAATAACAAACAAGAGTTTGATGATCGTGATAGCAGGCTCACATGGATTCGTATGAATGCAACTAGCCTTAGTTTTGGTGTGGTAATAGGAAGATTGGATAatggtttgaaaagaagaaacacTTTCGTAACAATAttgtgcgaaagaagcgggaaatGCCATACTCCTCTATGGAAGTTTAAAACAGACGACACGGGTATTAGAAAATgtgagtgtccatttaaaattcATGGTTATATGTTGGCTAGCAAAAAGTGgaaatttagtgttatttgtggtttACATAACCATGAATTATGCATAAATTTACAAGGTTATCTTAGTGTATGTCGGCTCAAACCGGAAGAGAATACATGTATTAGTGACATGAccttgaatcttgtccaaccaaaaaatatacttgccacattgaaacAGAAGGAACCCGACAAtgtatcaaatataaggcaagtgtataacatCCAGTACTGCAATAACAAAGTTATTAGGGGAGATAGAAATGAGATGCAACAACTATTAAAATTGTTGGGTGATAACAATTATGTATCCATGTACAGAACTTGCGACAATAGAGTTACGGTCCGAGATAtttttggactcatccggatTGGATAA